The genomic window CCTCCGTTGTCAGACCCGACGAACGTCGCACCAGGGATCTGGCTCGCGACCCAGCGCCCCTGCTCGATGCCTCGCGTGAAGATGTGGGAGTCGGCGGCGAAGACAGTGGTTGGTATCGTGATCGTCGGCAGGACCGTCGTGTGGTCGCGCATCAGGAAGTCCGAGTAGATCGCGACCGCGACCGCAGCGGGCGTCTTCATGCTCTCCGCGAGCATCCACCTCATGTCATCTGCGGGCGCGGCGCCTGACTTGAACATGTTGTTGATGAAGCGCCGTGCGAAGGCCTCGCGATCCGCGCAGACCGATGCGCACGCGATGTTCATCTGGTCGTAGTCGTGGCCCTTCATCGGGTGGGCGTTCCAAGCGCCCGGCGAGAACGGGAACGGCGTCATGTCGACGAGGGCGAGCGCACGGAGGCGATCGGGGCCGTAGTGGCTCCAGTGATCGAGCACGACGGGGCCCGCGAGAGACCAGCCGACGAGCGTCACGCCGTCGAGCTTCAGCGCCTCGATGACGGCACGCACGTCACGCGAATACTGCGGAATGGTGTGGCCGTGCAGGACCTTGCTCGAGTTGCCATGTCCCCGAAGGTCCATCGTGACGACAGTGAAGTCGCGCGAAAGACCTTCCACCTGACGCACCCAGAACCTGCTCGACATCATCCAGCCGTGGACGAAGAGGATGGAGGGACCATCGCCGGTCACTTCGTAGTAGATCAGCGCGCCATCGCTGGTCTCCACGAGTCCGGAGCGGCTCGATGTCGAGACGGCCATCGGGGCCTCCTTCCGAGAGGAACTTTCACTCCTACCATGCCAACTAGCCCAGCATGGCGGACAGGGCCAGATGACCCACTGGAGTTGACCCGGTTTCGCGGACACGGTGTCCACATCAGCGGGTCAACCCCAGCCAGCCGTCAACGACCGCGGCCGCGCCCGATCGACGGATATTTCCTTACGCCCAGGGGTCGGCAGACCGCTGAGGTGCGGACCCTGTCGCGCCGGTCCTTCCCCTCAGAGGCGCTCACTGACCTAGTGAGGTCGCGAGCACCACTCTGTCCAGGCATCGACGGCCTCTTCAAGCGAAAGCGCCTTGACATCGTCCGGCTCCATTCCGACTGTGAGAACGAGCCTCTGAAGAAGCCAGTCAGGTAGCAGTTCGTGACCAGGCGGAGGCGTGGCAACAGTGCTCCCCGCGGCCCGTCGACCAATGCCCTCAACCACAGAGGAGAGCGCGATGGTCTGAGGTTGGCCTGGTGGCATCGCCGCTAGTCGGGCCTTCATTTCCGCATAGACCTCGCCATCGGAACGGACTCCAAGTGCCCATACCTCGGCGATTTCGACGATGGCCTCCCCGGCTTCGTCTTGCCGAACCCGCCAGACGATGCGCCATCCGCGATCGCCGACGACGAGCTTCCACCATCCGATCAGAATGCCGAGCAGTGGCTCCCCGGCATAGGGGTTGCTCTCGAGCAGGATCATCTTCTTGAGCGCCCATTCGACGACGACTGGGGACCGCTCCGCGAGAGTCTGGAGATCCTCTGCTGCGGCTTCGGTGAGTTCGACGTGCGCTGCGGGTCGAGACCCAGCTGTCACTCTGCGACCGTGCGGCCCTCCGCCCGCAGTTGACTCTCAAGCTCTGAGCGAGAGAAACCAAGGGCAGTGATCACCTTGTCCAAAGGCGTCCGTTCGCCGCGATCAGTCGCCACTCGACTAAGGAGGAGGGCCGCGGTTCGGATGTCCTCTTCGAGCGTCCGGAGCTCATTCAGGTGCTCAACGCTGATCACAGCCGCGACGGGGCGGCCATGACGTTCGACGACAGTGTCGGTGCCGCTCTCGCTGTCCTTGAGCAGTCCGGTGACACCCCGGGCGTGCGCCTCTGTGACCGAGAGAACCCGAGTCGGGAAGTCCACAACAGCCATATCAGTAACTGTACAGAAATCTGAACAGGTCTCCCAGTGGTTTTGGTGAGATTCCCCAACTAGCCGTTTGAAAACCTACCTCAGGGGACTGGGGTGGATCCCGCGCCATGAGTGCGCCATGCGGTGCCATCCGGTCGGACCCGAACTGCTCCCACAAGCTGCTGACCTGCGGTTTCTTGCGAGGCGGCGAGCGGAATCGAACCGCTGTACAGGGCTTTGCAGGCCCCTGCAGCGCCATTTTCCGGCCTTCGCCACCCTTGACCGTCAGCGTCCGCAGCCGACCATAAGTGCTGGTCAGCGGCATATTTCTGGGCCGGAGGAGGACGAACGTGGACGGCGCCGGACGGCCTCGGCCGCGGGATTTTCGCGGGATACCGCGGGATTTTCGCGGGATGGAAAGCGGCCCCTCTTGTGGGTCACTCCGGCGCCACTGGGACCGGGCCGCAGCAGGTCTTGTACTTGCGTCCCGAACCGCACCAGCATGGGGCGTTACGCCCCGGTGGCCAAGGGACGGCGTCGCCCCGGCGGGCGATCTCCGCCGCGTAGGAGGAGCGGGCTTCCGCGGTCCCCGGGGCGTCGCCCTCCTCTGCGCCGAAGGCGGTGAGACCGTCGATGGTCATGGGCGACACCCGTATGGGGTGGCCGGCAAGGGTGCGCGCCAGGCGCTTCATCCGCGCCTCGATTCGATGGCTATAGGCGGTGTGGTCGGCCGGCAGCTCGTCGAGGAGGTCGGGCCATGTGGCGGTCGCCTTGTCCCACTCGCCTCGGGGGAACCAGGCCAGCGACACCATCATCGAACTTGGAAGGCGGGATGTGCGCCGGGGCGGGACTAACTCAGGGAGGGCCTCGAAATCGGTGGTGTCCCGGTCCCCTACTTTCAGGATGGCCGGGTCGTAGCCGCAATGCTTGCATCGCCGCTCCTGGAGCGGGGGCGGGTCGCCGCCCCAATAGTGTCTAACTCGACCGGGAGGCGGCTGCCACGCCTCGACGAAGGCTTCGACCCGGTCGTTCAGGCCCGGTTCCGGACTCTCGCCGAGCGCCGTCCTGGCGGCCTCCAGGCCTTCGAGGAGCTGGACCACGACCTGGTCGGGGTCGCCGGTGCGGAGAGCGACGTCGATGCCGTCGCGGAACCACCGGGCCGATTCGCTGTGATCTGGGACCGCGGCGTAGGAGAAGCCCGCTGAGTTGTACAGCCAGACGTCGTCCGGTGTCCTCGCCCGGAGATTGGCGAATAGTGCATCCGCCTCGGCTCGCCTGCCGGCCAGGAGGTGGCACTCGGCGACGTCTGCGTCGGGGTGGGGCTCCGACCGGTAACCCGCCCGCACCGCTTCCTGCTTGGCGGCGATAGCGGCGTCGTAGTCGCCGGCGCGCTTGTGGAGCTCATGGATGTTGTCCCACACCTCGTAGGCGGGCAACCTGGTGGTGGGCACAGGGGTGGTCGAGCAGCTCGTGAAGGCCGGCGATTGCGGTGCCCCAATCCTTGGCCTTCTCGCTTTCCTGCACGCGCTCGTTGATCGCCCGAATCTGCCGGTAGGACTCGTTGAAGCTGATCTCCGGCATGTCCCTCCAGGCTCGTCGGCGTTGCGTCCACGGTAGGCGCGGCAGCCCATAGCGTCTCGGTGATGAGAACCACTCGCCTTCGGGTGACGATGAGCGAGGTGGAGCCGACGGTGGTGCGGGTGCTCGACGTGCCGGCCGGCGTCCTGTTGCCCGAGCTGCACGATCTCCTGCAGGTCGCCATCGGCTGGACCGACTCGCACCTACACCAGTTCGTGGCCGACGGCATCCGTTACGGGATGCCTGACATCGACGGTTTCAACGAATTCGACGACGAGCGGGCCGAGACCGGCGTTTCACTTCGTTCCCTGCCGCGCCGCTTCACCTACCTGTACGACTTCGGCGACGGCTGGGAGCACGACGTGGTGGTGGTCGGCCCTGGAGCTGATCGGGTCGGTGTCGTCGACGGCGAGGGGGCCTGCCCTCCCGAAGACGTCGGCGGACCGCACGGCTACGCGGAGTTCCTGACGGTGCTAGCCAACCCGACAGACCCGGAACACGAGCACATGCGAGGTTGGGCGGCAGCATGGAGGGACACCTTCGACCTCGCGACTGTCGACCTGCTCGTCCAGCAGACAGTCGGTCAGGTGCCGACCCCGGTACAGCTGGTGCTCTCGCTGGTCCCCGGTGGGGTCAAGCTGACACCTGGAGGCCGCCTACCCCGGGTGTTTGTGCGGCAGGTCCAAGAGCAGTTTCCCAAATGGGGCTTCGATGCGCGCCCGGCCTCCATCGAGGAGGACCTGCCGCCGTTGGCAGCCCTACATGACCTCCTACGAAAGGTCGGCCTGCTCCGCCTGCGCAAGGGGGTCCTCGCCCCCACGCGAATCGCCGGCGACGACATGGAAGTGATCCGCCGCCTTCGATCGTGGTTCGGACCGCAGTACGGCTACGAGTCGCTCCTCACAACCGACACCCTCGCATTTCTGGCCGCCGAAGGTCCGTGTAAGCCACAGGATATGGCCGGCCGCCTGCTGGAACTGCTCGGTGGCCGGTGGGTCACCAGCCAGGGCCAGCGCCTCGACGAGGCCCGGCTCCGTAGCGACCTCTATCGCCTCGAGTGCGTCCTCGTCGGCCTGGATCTGATCAACACCTCCAGCGGGAGCTGGGAAGTGGGCCCCTCGGCCCGCTGGTTGCTGCCACGAGCGACAGCTCTCACCTACCTTTGGTCGAAATCCGCCGACCTGGTGTAGCCCTATTCCGGGGTTTGTCTATTCGGCTGGCTGTTCAAGGTAGACGAGGCGGTCGTCGAGCTCCTCGTGCGCGATGGCTCGGACGGCTGCAGCGATCTTGGGGATCCCGCTGGGTCGACGGGAGAACCGCGAGGACAGAGCGATCAATACTCCTGAGTGATGCCCCCCTGCTGTAAGGCGATCGGCGGCGATACGAGCGAAGTCGGCAACGTTCTCGGTGAGCACGACGTAGCCATCCTCGACCGCCGCAGCCAGAACGTCGGAGTCGGACCGTCCGGCCAACCCTCGCTCGGCCACGGTGGAGGCGTTGATGCCACCCGCCCGCAGTGCATCCGCCAGGGCCGGCGGGTACATCTCATCGATCAGGAGCTTCAAATGTTCGAAGCCGCAGCTGTCTCTTGGCGATGCAAGTCGATGCGCGCACCGATCTCGTCTGGGTAAGCGGCTCGGTAGCGCAAGGCGGCGTCGATCTGTGGCCGGCTCAGCGACGATTCTCCAACCAGCACGGCAATCGGATCCGTCTCGTCCGACAGATCCTCAATCCACATCACGACTTCCCACACGTCCGGCCCGCCAACCAGCCCAGCCCGGCGGCCCGTGGGCCCGTCTCGGAAGGTGATCAGTGGGTGCTCGTCGCGCCGGACCCCTTCGTCGGCGTAACGCCGCAGCCGGTCCGACAGGGTCTCTCCAGCGGCACGGGCCCGGACGCGCAGCCGCTGGGCCAGGCTGTCCTCCAAGCGGACCGACACGTTCTCAGACACGTCAACATTGTAGCACAATGCATACACCCACCGGCCAGAGGTCACCGAGGCTTTCCGCGGGCCTCGCGTCACGTAGCGGCGATAGGCAGCGGTTGCGCCACGGCGTTCGGCGTGCGCGCTGTGGGACACCCCGGCTTTGGACGGCCTGGCTTCGGGTGTTCCGGGATCCGTCGATCGGCGCTGCTCCATCGCGGTCACAGGCATGTCGCGAGGAAGACACAGATGATAATCGGCGTGGCATCGCTGATCGCTTGTCAAGGGACAGCGGGTTCTCCTTGTGGGCGGACAGGAGATCTCTTTGCCGGTGGACAGCAGAGTTCCGTGTGGGCGGACAGCTGTCGGAGTCGATCCCGACATGCACCCGCACGACCTTCGTCACCACGCCGCCACCCTCATGGCCCGGATGCCGGGCATCACCACCAAGGAGCTGATGGCCCGGATCGGCCATTCCTCCCCGCGAGCGGCGCTGATCTACCAGCACGCCACGGCGGAGCGCGACCGCCAGGTAGCGGCTTTCCTCGAGGCGCAGATCGACGCGACGAC from Acidimicrobiales bacterium includes these protein-coding regions:
- a CDS encoding alpha/beta hydrolase, with amino-acid sequence MAVSTSSRSGLVETSDGALIYYEVTGDGPSILFVHGWMMSSRFWVRQVEGLSRDFTVVTMDLRGHGNSSKVLHGHTIPQYSRDVRAVIEALKLDGVTLVGWSLAGPVVLDHWSHYGPDRLRALALVDMTPFPFSPGAWNAHPMKGHDYDQMNIACASVCADREAFARRFINNMFKSGAAPADDMRWMLAESMKTPAAVAVAIYSDFLMRDHTTVLPTITIPTTVFAADSHIFTRGIEQGRWVASQIPGATFVGSDNGGHVLFCQDAAIFNAAVARSIPPA
- a CDS encoding type II toxin-antitoxin system prevent-host-death family antitoxin encodes the protein MAVVDFPTRVLSVTEAHARGVTGLLKDSESGTDTVVERHGRPVAAVISVEHLNELRTLEEDIRTAALLLSRVATDRGERTPLDKVITALGFSRSELESQLRAEGRTVAE
- a CDS encoding SEC-C metal-binding domain-containing protein, with amino-acid sequence MPTTRLPAYEVWDNIHELHKRAGDYDAAIAAKQEAVRAGYRSEPHPDADVAECHLLAGRRAEADALFANLRARTPDDVWLYNSAGFSYAAVPDHSESARWFRDGIDVALRTGDPDQVVVQLLEGLEAARTALGESPEPGLNDRVEAFVEAWQPPPGRVRHYWGGDPPPLQERRCKHCGYDPAILKVGDRDTTDFEALPELVPPRRTSRLPSSMMVSLAWFPRGEWDKATATWPDLLDELPADHTAYSHRIEARMKRLARTLAGHPIRVSPMTIDGLTAFGAEEGDAPGTAEARSSYAAEIARRGDAVPWPPGRNAPCWCGSGRKYKTCCGPVPVAPE
- a CDS encoding plasmid pRiA4b ORF-3 family protein, translated to MRTTRLRVTMSEVEPTVVRVLDVPAGVLLPELHDLLQVAIGWTDSHLHQFVADGIRYGMPDIDGFNEFDDERAETGVSLRSLPRRFTYLYDFGDGWEHDVVVVGPGADRVGVVDGEGACPPEDVGGPHGYAEFLTVLANPTDPEHEHMRGWAAAWRDTFDLATVDLLVQQTVGQVPTPVQLVLSLVPGGVKLTPGGRLPRVFVRQVQEQFPKWGFDARPASIEEDLPPLAALHDLLRKVGLLRLRKGVLAPTRIAGDDMEVIRRLRSWFGPQYGYESLLTTDTLAFLAAEGPCKPQDMAGRLLELLGGRWVTSQGQRLDEARLRSDLYRLECVLVGLDLINTSSGSWEVGPSARWLLPRATALTYLWSKSADLV
- a CDS encoding DUF5615 family PIN-like protein; its protein translation is MKLLIDEMYPPALADALRAGGINASTVAERGLAGRSDSDVLAAAVEDGYVVLTENVADFARIAADRLTAGGHHSGVLIALSSRFSRRPSGIPKIAAAVRAIAHEELDDRLVYLEQPAE